In the Nothobranchius furzeri strain GRZ-AD chromosome 1, NfurGRZ-RIMD1, whole genome shotgun sequence genome, tacacagaatcatagctctgaaccatctattcccttagccctcgcaGCAACGACGTTGTGGGATTTTtctcaagtaaaattaattctattagaaacaaaatcattagcatcctccctaatgtgatttcttcttcctcagtgaggcagcatcagaggtaactgtagaacctcatctgtgtttgaagcgttttgatccagttgagctttcagagttatcaaaaatgttAGCTTCACCTAaaacttcaacttgcattttagatccaatatcAAATTATTTaatgatgcatttcctttggttactgcccccattctaaatataatcaatctatccttagtaagaaaatacacactctctctctctctctctctctctctctctctctctatatatatatatatatatatagagagagagagagagagagagagagagagagagagagcgagagagagagagagaattttctTTTCTCTTTGTGCAATTCAAATGCTGACCGCTatttagcagcagtgtgcaatgggttttgtttccataaTTGAAATGCAAGTCCGTCTATTATGGTtcggatacctcatgttaaacgtgttacgtatcagtttggactgtttactgaattttcctataataaattcagtctaaaaaaacactaatatcatctgactgaatgtattgcaatatattgtgatacttcGTATGGTCTCACCTGTATCGtaatacgtatcgtatcgccagaatttcaccaacacaCATCCCTACTAAATAATAATCGTTTTTCTTCTTTGAACTTAAATTTGTGGTCATTTGGAGCTTCTATCAAGTTTAAGTAGTTTCAGAGACTAAGTAAAAATTGAAATACTCAAACTACTACAGGAAAAGTGTGTAAGGCTGGTTAAAACAGACAGGAAAACACGTTGCATTCATGATGACGGCTTGTcttcaaaagaagaaaaaagcatTTAAGATGTTATGTGTAATTTTATTCTTTAGTGAAATAGTTTGACTCTTAAATGATGTAGAAGGCAGGGATTACATCAGTCAGGATCTCATGAGGTAAAAGGTGCatccatcaaataaaaatgtttaaaaaagaaaCGTTTTAGAACATGCTTCATACTCATGATTATAACAATCATACTTCAGCGTGAGAGCACATTTCAAGACAAGAGGAACTCCAAGGCATTCATCCTCATTTGAAATATTTACAATTATTTCCTACAAAGTGCACATTTAGTAATTTATTACAAATAGGCAGCCACGTCATTATACCATAAAATATTCAACTTACTGAGAAGAAATATCAGCAGTTTGTTGAAAAGAATCACGCTGCTGATGTGTTTCACACAGACAGCCTTTTGTTTTTAGAAagtatttttctattttttttcttttgttaatCACAACGATTTGATCATGGTGCTGACTGTGTGTACTGTTTTACTAATTAGGTCAATTATCAGCCTAATTCATAAGCAGCTTTTAAATGTAAATGTTTGACATTTAATACAATTCCCAAAAAATGCCTAAAATGTGCCAGATTGTTTTCCTCTAGAATTTTTCTAACATTAGTCCCTTTTCCAGGCTTCTGACTACAGCTTGGAGCTGAAGGGGATTCCCTCGTACATGCTGGCTTTCAGCTTCGCCCACTCGGCCAGTCTCTGGATAGCTCCCTTCTCCTGGCCCAGCACGCTCGCCGCCTTCCTTAGCTTGGCCTCGTTGCGCTCCAGGTAGCGTTCGGCTTCGCTTTTCAGTAAGTTGAGCTTCTCCTTCCGGTTTTCGTTCAACGGGACGTCCTCGCTCATGTAGGGGTTGAAGCGGAAGTAGGTATCCTGGGGCAGGAGGGCATCCAGCATGGTGTGCACCTCTAAAAACCAAATATTTAGATTAAGAGTGAGTCAAATATTCACCAGAGACAGAAGATTTTCAGCTCGACTGGTGTCCAACATGCAGCAATCAGATTTGTGAATTTGATTAGGCTAAAAGCGTCTCGGCAACAGATTTAAAGTACTTTCTATGTTTGCTACTGTTCTGGAGCATTAAAGGGGACAGGTTATCCTTTTGTCttaccatgtgggtctctacggcCTCTATAAATACTACAGACATGAAAAACatgtccatctgttttctgtgagTTTGGTTtttggaattatgtgcctaaaactagccgtttcaaaaagttgccatttgtgatgtcacaaatggggaaataaaAATAGAACCACATCTCATGTACAAATTCGCTGCCGCTGCAGGAAGAGCAGTGGTCCTATTCAGGGCCAGTCCGAGATattagagcttctcagcttatagcagactgggtggggatgggtgggtgtggccagttccagcttgttttattattttgttttgtgtTGCTGAACTGCTGAAATTGTTTTACGTAAGAAGCACTTTCAGCAAAGAACTTCATTAACTTGTTTGGTATTAGTCATAGACCTACTAAAATTCAAGAACAAAAAAGTCTCAACATGTCCCCTTTATGGCCTTTCTTTGCTTTTGGCTTTACCCTCCAGGAGTTGCCACAGCCTATCACCTGTCTCCATTTAGTCCAGTCTCCTGCCTCCTCTACCCTCACACCAGCTAACTTCATGTCCACAGTAAATCTCCTCATGTCTCTCAAAACACCTGACACTTATAAAAATAGCTTAGTGTTTTCCAGAAAACTTCAAGTGTTTTGAGATATGcattggggtgacggtggcacaggagttaggtgttcgccccgtaatcagaaggttgcaggttcgagctccaCTCAGTttttcgctgtcgttgtgtccttgggtaagacatttaactctccttgcctgctggcggtggtcagagggaccgatggcacctgtgctctgcagccttgcccctgtcagtgcgccccagggcagctgtggctacatcgtagctcatccccaccagggtgtaaatgagtgtgtgaatggctgattgtgttgtgaagcgtctAGGGgggttcaggactctagaaggtgctatatcaaatacaggccatttaccattaaatgCAGTAAAATGTAGTAAAATACCAGTATGAAAAATCAACTACTAAACGGTTTACTTTTGACACGAACGAAGGGTCAAATATACTATATTCATTCTATATTACTGTATAAATTGTAATTATTGGGATTTATTCAACCAGAGCTTCATAATTCAATCTTTATTTAACAACACTGGCTGATTTGTTGACTTTCAAGGCTCAATGATTCACAAATCAGAGTAAAGTATCCTAAAAAAAAGACTCTAGAAGGCTCTtcaacaaatacaggccatttaccaggcATGTTAGACTTTTAATGCGGTAAATTAAAGGAAGTTCACAGATATCTGCTATAGAAGCTGTGATGTAGATAGCCTAAAGTTAGCATCTAATATTCAGCAAAGACTACTGTATGGTTTAATCAGTAAAAACACACCTAAGGCCCGCTGTACCAAAAAGTAACAAATAACCAGGTTCAGGAGCTCAAAGGGGTTCCTGAAACTGCCTTTCACTTTTTTGAATCATTTAGATTTTTTTCCCCATCAccattttttgttttattctagAAATAATATTTAGAGTTTACTCGTTAAATTACATTTGGACTTATTCTGGACCATTTGGGCCATGCTGAAGCCTCTATCAGGGAGTGTGGGAGCACTTGCTGTGTTTTCGTACCCTCGGTGTCCGTCGCACTGCTGATGACGTGAGCCAGCTTTGTCTTCAGACTCGTGTAGGTGGTGCTGCTGGTGCCTGCAGTCTCGTACCTCCCAGTTCCCAGAGACAACACGCACTGCAGAGGTGTGTTTGGCCACAGACACTTACACTCGTGGATGGCCAAAGCTGTGGGATTGTTGATGAGAAGTCCTCCATCCTAAAGAGAAAACCAGATGCTTGTAGCATCACGATGGAGTTTAAATATAGCGTTTGTGACACATTTCTGAGAGGGAAAAAGGTGAAGTGGACAGATCTTCTCAAAGCTGAAAGCAAgttttaaaaagctgtttttaGCTGATTCTGGAACCTAAAATGACCTACAAAGTGAGTCAAACAGCTGTTTTGATCCAAACTCAGCTCGATTCATGATTAAATTGTAATTGTAGCTCTTTGTTATTGATTGGTTGCAGGTTTTAATAATTTatactgtaacgtccagcaatggtcagtttttaggtactgtttgaccatccaacatctggtcaaaaaggagacacgagactgcatgtgtcccctctaaatcagcctgcctccattccaccagctggagctcagagcctgcagctctgacacagataatgaaatgtcaacaacagcattctctcctcaaggtccctagcagagcacccttttatctaagactccttgcttcacagaagaaagaagatttaaaattaaatatgaacttctaaaacttataagcaagataatcattaaataaacgtttgtttattgctacttatgataattaatataatgaaatgctttcattaatatgtgctcaatgactgaaggttgaaatgaatattatgatTATgggtacagtgattgaaatatgtttcagcatgtttacttgacaaggtcatcaccatttgcactcacacaagaacaaagtaaggtaaagttaaactcatgacacatacatagccttttaccccagatcagagcatccggtatcaaagaaggcgtgtttctgagattcttggtaatattcctcaaacttgtcaacctctggttggctacacaatcataacatgagaacattaaaaccagatcactctgggattcctcagttctagagaaggcTTCAGACCAGCCACCTGAAgcacacctctttaaccatcaaagcttttggctcatcatcaaaacctttttgcacctccaaagctgataaagcaaacagttcctgcagaatgagctgatattgtttagactccttaagagtccaccagagacgcgcggttccatacgtctgtcgtgacccgagacatctctggactgaagggtcggtgccacggtattctacagcccttcgggGCCAGAGGTCATTCGACCTctttgaccttcggatccaccaagagggtctcagaaaatgggtgaagtagacacacagatagcgtctgacgtgtttttgataataatcaacttcatagcttaacgcaaaccaacttcttttacatccagaactcagctctcctagatacggaagttctgactaacatcgccttcacacataggttcatacatcacagtagatgcttagttaacttgacatgttttaattgtttgtaaaataaattcttacttttataaacctgactcttttctgaatcaaaacgaagtgtgtacaatcccctaataaataaagaatctagaatcttctgattaaggcacaataaagaccaggcagggtgatattctatatttagatagagtatcacagcttattggtcataacttATGACTcacaagtagaggtaatatatatactgagctcttaaagcactcaatttaccaaaccctacaatactaaataaaatatttataaaaGCGTCACAAAGAGAAATGCAGCCAATAAACAGAGAAAAAGACAACCTGCCCCGAGTTAACGGCCAGATGTAGCAGCCCTACTTTATCTCAGCGTTTCCCCGCAGGAGCGTCTGGATCCCATCAGAGCTCTGGGATCCCCGAGATACAGAGTCTGATACAGACTGAGACTGTGGTGACAAAACTGGTGACGTGCTCAGAAATCTACAAAACATACATCTAAACTCTAACGTATACTTTAGAAGGTTTATtctttttatgcatttaacatTTGTTTATGTGATGATTTGTTTTGGGATGTCCAACAATCCTGCAGCAGTAGTAAAGTCAGCTCAAACAGAATCGACCTCTTTCTGTGGCTGCTACCATCCCAGAGTGAAAAGCAGACAGAGTCAAACAGAAAAAAGCAACACATAGCTGCAAATAGAACAGTGAGTTGTGTCTTTTAGGCTTTTTCTGTTGCATTTTTgtcaataaataaaagaaaaccacTGAAGCGAGGCTGCAGATCCAAATACCGCTATAGCTAATGTCAGTAAATAAATGATTAGCATCAATTCTGGACTGAAACAATAATCTACTGGAGCCCTACCAGACGAGAGGAGAAGGGACAGGGCTAATTTCCTTTAAGTAGGTTATCAGAATGAAACTAAGCTTGGAAACTAATTGCTCTTGATTAGGAATGTCTAAATATATCTGACCTAATAATCAAACTTCATGAAATAACAGATCTGTGTGGACAGCTGCTGAAAGGAGCACGCATGTTGATTAAAGGAGGCCACCAGAAAAAACTTCTTCCTCTCCTCTTCGTCTGCATTTTTTGATAACCTGCATCTCTTGCTGTCAATAATCAGCGAGGTAGAACTGACCACGATGGCCTCTCTGtgcactgaagccaagaataaagCGGCAAAATCACATTATAAGATAAAGATCAGACGTGTCATCCTGGATCCAAACTAGATTTAAAATGTGACAAATATGAGCTCGGATGACGAAGCTGGGATTTGGGACACTTCCAAGAAGGCTTCGCTAAGTCAGAGACCAGCTCAGTcacagcctgacgaagtttgcagccgcaaacgaaacgttgcaggtaaataaaacctttctgtgctttaaaaagaactaaaagatggagctCAGTCACACACTGGGGAACACTTATCGGCCACGCAAATGTTAGTTAGTGACCCAGGAGTTCAGTGGAATAAAGATCAGCTCATTCTTAGCACTGGATGTTTACCATCTAAGATTAGAACTCCTTATTTGTTCATTTTCTTGTATTAATAAGCTATATTCTGGCAAACATCAGtataataaatgtgttttttttttttttgtttataagAAAAAGAAATGGTAAAGTTTCTGAGGAGAAGAAAGCCATCCCCCAGCTCTCTCTGTTACGTGTCGTACCTGATGAAGGTCTTTTCCCAGGACAAATTCCTGGAAGTATCCCGGAGCAGCGGACGAGGCCCTGATGGCCTGCCACATCTTGTGTTTGCAGTCTCCAAGGTAGTGGGACCTCACTCCGGGCATGAGTCTGTAGTTTCTGAACACATAGGCCTTCAGAGGCGAGCCTCTGTTGACAATGGTGCTCACTGCTGACACCTAGTGGACAAAAACGGAACTTCAAAGGTAAGTTTGACTAATTGTTTCTGACGGGTTTTGACTGCGTAGGAAAAAGCTGACTTACTTTTGGGCAGTGTGGGTCTCTGGCACTCTCAATCATGCTGCCCTCACCCATTCGTTCTCTAAtgacaaacaaaaaagaaagaaaaccaaaACCTCAAACGCTTCATACATTTTAAGCGATCTACTCCTCAAAATCAGATTTACTTGAGGATGTTTTCCCAGATTTCGCTGTCGTAGAACGCGTGGCTCCAGCCCATCTTCACCGTTCCGACGATGACGTTCTGCTTGAAGACATCCGAGCCCAGTTTCCGGTACATGTCCTCGCACTCTTCCAGGGGGATCTGAAAAATCCCCAGCATGAAAGCCAAGATGGCGCCTGACGTAAAACGAGAAAGTTTTGAATATGAGCGCTCAAAGGACGagtgaaaacccaaaactccagCAGCACACCTGTGCTGACGCCGCAGATGTAGTCGAAGAGCTGGTGGATTGGTTTTCCTGTCAGGTCTTGTAGTTTATGAAGAGTCTGCAGAGCTAGAAGACCCCTGAGACGGAGACATGAGAGTTTTAGATTTAACAACCAGTCTGTTACTGCTGCTTTGTATGGTAGTTATTACTGAGAACATCCTGCTGTTCAGTTCCCATTTACTGAATTCCCTAAAGCTGCACCTCGTGCCTCCTCCATCTATGGACAGCACCCTGATTCCTCTGCCCTTCACCGGGTCTGTGTAGCCAACCACAGCCAGAGCTTCCCTTACAGCCGCCTGCAGAGGAAGGTCTTTGGCCTGGCGCAGTCTCAGCAGGCAAGGCACCACGCTCTCCTGAAACACACgaatcccagcatgcaacaggatCAGAATTTTGTCCGACCCCAACAGTACGGCTGAGCTACGGGGTTCTTACTTTGACAGCGACGCCTCGGGTCTCGGGGAACTCCAGCAGGTGGAAACTGAGCTCCTCCACTCGAGCAGTGAGAAGTGTGACATCGGTGACCTTCTGCAGACCTTTCACCAGAGACCTGGTCCTGTTGTCTAGACTAACTCTCGCTATTATCTGTAAGACAGACagcagcaataataataataatacattttatttaacagcgcctttcaggacactttacaacaatggcgaaaaataataaaacaagataaacacagtacagaaatatgtaaaaacactaagatgctaaaatttaaaaaacaatgtgtttaaaaCTAAGTGGTAAAATCTTGTGTAAAGAGGTGGGTTTTGTGTTTCGATTTAAAAAGTGGGAAAGAGAGTGAGTGGTGCGTAGATCAGACAATTccagaggtggggagcagagcagctgaatgctctactccccatggtgacAAGGCACGGAGGGAGCCGAGAGTTGAGGAGCAGTAGAGGAACAAAGAGCGGACAGGAGTGGTGATGTGAATGAGATCAGATATGTAGGATGGAGCCAGGTTATGGAGAGCTTTGAATGTGATGAGCAGAATTTTGAAGCTGACTCTCTTGTttaatgggcagccaatgaagttgttgcaggatgggggtgatgtgatgagataATGGGAGTCCTAGTGATGGCacgtgctgcagcattctggagaagATGCAGTTAATGGAGGCATTTACTTGGGAGACCAAAAGAGAAGTGAGTTGCAACAATCAGTCCTGgatgtgacgaggctgtggacgaggatGGCAGTGGTGGAGGGAGTAAGTGATGGACGGAGACGGGAGATGTTACGCAAGTGAAAAtaagcagaccgggtaatattgttgatgtgagattgaaaagaaagtgtgctgtcgaggatgacaccccgaCTCTTAACATGAGGGGAGGGAGTAACTGCTGAGTTATCAAGAGAGATGGGGAAACTTAGATTTGAAGAGAATATGAGGTGTGCCTACCAGGAGGACTTAAGTTTTAGAGCTGTTCAGTTTGAGGAAGTTGGAGGAGAACCAAGAAAGGATTTCTTGGAGACAGAAGGTGGAAGGTGAAGTTGAGGGTTTGGTTGAGAGGTAGAGCTGGGTGCCATCCGTGTAACAATGAAAATGAATGTTGTGTTTATGGAAAATGTGACATAGTGGAAGAAGGTAAATGATAAAAagaaggggccccaggacagagccctggggcacaccagcagAAACAGGAAAGAGACTGGATTTATATGGCTTCAGTTGAATGAATTGTGTTCGGCCAGAGAGGTAGGAGGTGAACCAGGCAAGAGGAATGTGAGTGATACCTATAGATGACAGTCTGCTGAGGAGAGTACTGTGGGAgatggtgtcaaatgctgctgtgAGATTGAGAAGAATGAGAACGGACAATAAACCAAAGTCAGAAGCAGTGAGAAGGTCATCGGTGATTTTGAGAAGtgctgtttcagtgctgtgaAGAGGACGGAAGCCAGATTGAAATTGTTCAGAGGTTATTGGTGATAAGGTGGTCGTGAAGTTGAGAAGCAACAGATTTTTCAAGAATTTTGGAGATAAAGGGCCGATTGGAAATAGGGCATAGGTTATTGAAGTTAGTGGGGTCTAGGCCAGGTTTCTTCAGAAGAGG is a window encoding:
- the pnpla8 gene encoding calcium-independent phospholipase A2-gamma — translated: MSRLRSTINSVTKAFGSTDLMSKFTRLKPVICTADSTHTGKGLIQAEALSSSDTSPPQTTMEEAEVGGKSKVVDESDYSNEQINKNPFVATKKSSSVPTSAPGSSSTVAKQTMQLLQPAALSTNLDETYNSLSHHISSYFGSDIQEDGELRQLQQKQDTVTKPLPHTSSLETADRIPVLSPASETKSIEAPSTSPLDKPIPAADVPPAEASASLSVSELTPPSKKGFTHYLSYPRPSVQAFVDSYIAPLVPKFRVDSKRATDDKETSSAVYVGVPTVDKATERTESEEEKAEKAKQQLLSQREKIIARVSLDNRTRSLVKGLQKVTDVTLLTARVEELSFHLLEFPETRGVAVKESVVPCLLRLRQAKDLPLQAAVREALAVVGYTDPVKGRGIRVLSIDGGGTRGLLALQTLHKLQDLTGKPIHQLFDYICGVSTGAILAFMLGIFQIPLEECEDMYRKLGSDVFKQNVIVGTVKMGWSHAFYDSEIWENILKERMGEGSMIESARDPHCPKVSAVSTIVNRGSPLKAYVFRNYRLMPGVRSHYLGDCKHKMWQAIRASSAAPGYFQEFVLGKDLHQDGGLLINNPTALAIHECKCLWPNTPLQCVLSLGTGRYETAGTSSTTYTSLKTKLAHVISSATDTEEVHTMLDALLPQDTYFRFNPYMSEDVPLNENRKEKLNLLKSEAERYLERNEAKLRKAASVLGQEKGAIQRLAEWAKLKASMYEGIPFSSKL